One Marmota flaviventris isolate mMarFla1 chromosome 16, mMarFla1.hap1, whole genome shotgun sequence DNA segment encodes these proteins:
- the LOC114082732 gene encoding elongin-A3-like codes for MASEEVLLRAVGKLQGRLATRTRPDKLQKYLQQLSALPLTPHILQETGVRKMVKSLRHHELLGGLARDLAARWKKLALLEVDPGRAAHDSQLAKEITDSGSRENSRAPSSPSRPTGHGPQKHRDLEESPRPRERREDRSKKRPPLAALPAPWRSWDGCPAQASRGPTGPHPMSGEHSASPEDTEPSARGRVPVEGQDRHFQATTGLPRARPLQGPRGKHDLLPKARETDDDLEDANDGEPEEEFLEAPTMSFEAYLTYDDQPRKKKRKVKTSAKARKAKASKRSSQHLDSAENFPPLVIGKQSAGPQPAQGQGSWAGMQGVSREAAAVLPPTPSPSLWDPPSPPPDDDDALMSFFAPNATALSSPQEEEEAGFTGIRTNSRTPVYSGGKRGRLAQTTWLPRGSQGVADQDSLWEERALPHSLFGSALEKCTPEQLSHADRCHQGKAEETDQLWRLHCGQEFKGETPKENESWREMYLRLQDAREQRLQALTSKIRSRHPQEPRGPQTKMVSFKSPGEVPARHGQFGTLAAAASGRPNFQPAQHPRGGSDTPSSTSSNSSNSSSSFDARSETAAEASGNPVRAHRPAPVANTRKPKAKEIPPLLAKTLKDYRRLISRR; via the exons ATGGCGTCGGAGGAGGTGCTGCTGCGAGCCGTTGGCAAGCTGCAGGGGCGCCTGGCCACCAGGACCCGCCCTGACAAGCTCCAGAAATACTTGCAGCAGCTCTCCGCCTTGCCCCTCACCCCACACATCCTGCAGGAGACAGGTGTCAGAAAGATGGTCAAGAGCTTGCGCCACCACGAGCTCCTTGGCGGCCTGGCCAGGGACTTGGCGGCCCGGTGGAAGAAGCTGGCTCTTCTGGAGGTCGACCCCGGGCGTGCTGCGCACGACTCCCAACTTGCAAAGGAAATCACGGACTCGGGCTCCCGAGAAAACTCGAGGGCCCCCAGCAGTCCATCCCGCCCTACGGGGCAtggaccccaaaagcacagagaCCTGGAGGAGTCGCCGAGACCTCGCgagaggagagaagacaggagcAAGAAGCGCCCCCCGCTGGCAGCGTTGCCTGCACCCTGGCGCTCCTGGGATGGCTGCCCTGCTCAGGCCTCCAGGGGGCCTACCGGTCCTCATCCGATGTCCGGGGAGCACTCCGCTTCCCCGGAGGACACTGAGCCCTCCGCTCGTGGCCGCGTGCCTGTCGAAGGCCAGGATCGTCATTTTCAGGCCACCACGGGACTCCCGCGAGCACGTCCCCTGCAAGGACCCCGGGGGAAACACGACCTGCTGCCCAAAGCAAGAGAGACTGATGACGACCTCGAAGATGCCAACG acGGAGAGCCAGAGGAGGAGTTCTTGGAGGCGCCCACTATGTCTTTCGAGGCGTACCTCACGTATGATGACCAGCCtcggaagaagaagagaaaggtgaAGACTTCGGCCAAGGCACGGAAAGCAAAAGCTTCCAAGAGGTCCAGCCAACACCTGGACTCGGCGGAGAACTTTCCTCCTCTGGTGATTGGAAAGCAGTCGGCGGGGCCCCAGCCTGCCCAAGGCCAAGGCAGTTGGGCCGGGATGCAAGGGGTCTCCCGAGAAGCCGCTGCGGTGCTGCCTCCCACGCCATCCCCCAGCCTGTGGGACCCACCCAGTCCCCctcctgatgatgatgatgcGCTGATGAGCTTCTTTGCACCCAATGCAACAGCGCTCTCTTCaccacaggaagaggaagaagctggCTTCACGGGAATCAGAACTAATTCCAGGACACCCGTGTACTCTGGTGGCAAACGTGGCCGTCTCGCCCAAACGACCTGGCTCCCACGGGGCAGCCAGGGAGTTGCAGACCAGGATTCCCTGTGGGAAGAGAGGGCGCTCCCGCATTCTCTGTTCGGGTCTGCTTTGGAGAAATGCACACCCGAGCAGCTGTCCCACGCAGACAGATGCCACCAAGGGAAGGCCGAGGAGACAGATCAGCTATGGAGACTGCACTGTGGCCAAGAATTTAAGGGAGAAACACCTAAGGAGAACGAGTCTTGGAGGGAGATGTACCTGCGGCTTCAGGACGCCCGAGAGCAGCGACTGCAAGCACTCACCTCGAAAATACGATCCAGACATCCTCAAGAGCCCCGAGGCCCACAAACAAAGATGGTCTCTTTCAAGTCACCTGGTGAGGTTCCAGCGAGGCACGGCCAGTTTGGGACACTAGCAGCGGCTGCCTCAGGAAGACCCAACTTCCAACCAGCCCAGCACCCCAGGGGAGGCAGTGACACGCCCTCCAGcaccagcagcaacagcagcaacagcagcagcagctttgaTGCTAGAAGTGAGACTGCAGCAGAGGCCTCTGGGAACCCTGTCAGAGCTCACCGCCCGGCACCAGTGGCCAACACCAGAAAACCCAAGGCTAAGGAAATCCCCCCACTCTTGGCCAAGACCCTTAAGGACTACAGAAGACTCATATCCCGAAGATGA